From the genome of Populus trichocarpa isolate Nisqually-1 chromosome 15, P.trichocarpa_v4.1, whole genome shotgun sequence, one region includes:
- the LOC7476778 gene encoding agamous-like MADS-box protein MADS3, whose product MMSSSYFVTQRAKTQLGFLLQEGKQMGRGKVVLERIENKISRQVTFSKRRNGLLKKAYELSLLCDAEVALIIFSSRGKLFEFCSSTDINKTLQRYQQCCYSTEGTNIPEEGSQTLYQEVSRLRARCESLQRSQRNFLGEELEPLTVKELKKIEKQLDKTLSEARQRKTQLMFDRVEELRKREQDLKEKNQQLWIKLEEVQRLPAIHGVGDPIKGDGNRQIMMDPSKFNYVEPQPSLQMDQHQQFVSQEQGFDSRTSIRGKNKYPTPKWFP is encoded by the exons ATGATGTCTTCATCCTATTTTGTTACACAGAGAGCTAAAACACAACTCG GTTTTCTTCTTCAAGAGGGCAAACAAATGGGGAGAGGAAAGGTGGTCCTGGAGAGGATTGAAAACAAGATCAGTCGTCAAGTAACTTTCTCCAAAAGAAGAAATGGTTTGCTCAAAAAAGCTTATGAACTCTCTCTTCTTTGTGATGCTGAGGTTGCTCTTATCATCTTCTCTAGCCGTGGCAAGCTTTTTGAGTTTTGTAGCAGCACTGA CATTAACAAGACCCTCCAGCGGTACCAGCAATGTTGCTACAGCACAGAAGGCACCAATATTCCTGAGGAAGGGTCAcag ACCTTATACCAAGAGGTCTCAAGGTTAAGGGCAAGATGTGAGAGTCTTCAGCGCTCTCAAAG GAATTTTCTTGGAGAAGAACTTGAACCACTTACGGTGAAAGAGTTGAAGAAGATTGAGAAACAGCTGGACAAAACTCTTTCAGAAGCTAGGCAAAGGAag ACGCAACTGATGTTTGATAGGGTGGAAGAGTTACGCAAAAGG GAACAagatcttaaagaaaaaaaccaacagctCTGGAttaag CTGGAGGAAGTTCAGCGTCTTCCAGCTATTCATGGTGTAGGAGATCCTATTAAGGGAGATGGAAATAGGCAGATTATGATGGACCCTTCCAAATTCAACTACGTTGAACCTCAACCCAGTTTACAAATGGATCA GCACCAACAATTTGTTTCCCAGGAACAAGGCTTTGATTCCAGGACTAGTATTCGAGGCAAGAATAAGTACCCTACTCCAAAATGGTTCCCATGA
- the LOC7476777 gene encoding phosphoglucomutase, chloroplastic: MASCCCLRLENVIFSSTFRKLGQTSANGSVLLSSPISSFSLLSSSSALFSPILKTSHSLSSSLSVKASSSTAIAEPEGIKINSVPTKPIEGQKTGTSGLRKKVKVFTEENYLANWIQALFNSLPPEDYKNGVLVLGGDGRYFNREASQTIIKIAAGNGVGKILVGKEGIMSTPAVSAVIRKRKANGGFIMSASHNPGGPEYDWGIKFNYSSGQPAPESITDKIYGNTLSISEIKMADIPDVDLSSLGVTEYGNFIVEVVDPVSDYLELMENVFDLELIKSLLSRSDFRFVFDAMHAVTGAYAKPIFVDKLGASPDSISNGVPLEDFGHGHPDPNLTYAKDLVNIMYGENGPDFGAASDGDGDRNMILGRGFFVTPSDSVAIIAANAQEAIPYFMSGPKGLARSMPTSGALDRVAEKLNLPFFEVPTGWKFFGNLMDAGKLSICGEESFGTGSDHIREKDGIWAVLAWLSIIAYRNKDKKPGEKLVSVADVAKEHWETFGRNFFSRYDYEECESEGANKMIQNLRDIVSKSKPGDKYGNYTLQFADDFTYTDPVDGSVVSKQGVRFVFTDGSRIIFRLSGTGSAGATVRIYIEQYEPDVSKHEMDAQVALKPLIDLALSVSKLKDFTGRDKPTVIT; the protein is encoded by the exons ATGGCTTCTTGTTGTTGTCTGAGGCTTGAAAATGTGATCTTTTCATCAACTTTTAGAAAACTGGGGCAAACTAGTGCAAATGGCAGTGTCCTCCTCTCTTCTCctatctcttctttctctcttttatcatCATCTTCTGCTTTATTTTCTCCAATCTTAAAAACTTCACATTCGCTTAGCTCTTCTCTTTCTGTGAAAGCTTCCTCTTCTACTGCCATTGCTGAACCTGAAGgcatcaag ATTAATTCAGTGCCGACAAAGCCAATTGAGGGTCAGAAGACAGGGACAAGTGGTCTGCGAAAGAAG GTTAAGGTTTTCACTGAGGAAAACTACCTTGCAAATTGGATTCAG GCATTGTTTAATTCATTGCCACCAGAGGATTACAAGAATGGAGTGCTGGTCTTGGGAGGGGACGGTCGTTACTTCAATCGAGAAGCTTCACAG ACAATCATCAAAATTGCTGCAGGGAATGGTGTTGGCAAAATCCTTGTCGGCAA GGAAGGTATTATGTCCACGCCAGCTGTTTCTGCCGTGATCCGAAAGAGGAAG GCCAACGGTGGATTTATAATGAGTGCAAGTCATAATCCTGGAGGGCCTGAATATGATTGGGGTATCAAG TTTAATTACAGCAGTGGGCAACCTGCACCTGAATCCATCACTGACAAGATATATGGAAACACCCTTTCT ATATCTGAGATTAAGATGGCGGACATTCCTGATGTCGACCTTTCTAGCCTCGGAGTCACAGAATATGGAAACTTCATTGTCGAAGTAGTAGACCCAGTTTCGGATTATTTGGAACTAATGGAG AATGTATTTGATCTTGAGCTCATCAAAAGTCTCCTTTCACGGTCAGATTTCAG gtttgtatTCGATGCCATGCATGCTGTTACTGGTGCTTACGCAAAACCCATCTTTGTGGACAAGCTTGGGGCCAGTCCG GATTCAATTTCAAATGGGGTACCTCTGGAGGATTTTGGTCACGGCCATCCAGATCCTAATCTTAC ATATGCCAAGGATTTGGTCAACATCATGTATGGTGAGAATGGACCAGATTTTGGAGCTGCAAGTGATG GAGATGGGGACAGAAACATGATCCTAGGTAGAGGGTTTTTTGTCACTCCTTCAGATTCGGTTGCTATCATTGCTGCCAATGCACAGGAAGCCATTCCATACTTTATGAGTGGCCCTAAG GGTTTAGCTCGTTCCATGCCGACAAGTGGTGCTCTAGATCGTGTGGCTGAAAAATTGAATCTTCCATTTTTTGAG GTCCCTACTGGTTGGAAATTTTTTGGGAATCTTATGGATGCTGGAAAACTGTCAATTTGTGGTGAAGAAAGTTTTGGAACTGGTTCTGATCACATTCGTGAGAAGGATGGCATATG GGCTGTTTTAGCTTGGCTTTCAATTATTGCTTACAGAAACAAAGACAAGAAACCAGGGGAGAAGTTAGTATCTGTTGCTGATGTTGCGAAAGAGCATTGGGAAACCTTTGGAAGAAATTTCTTTTCTAGATATGACTATGAA GAATGTGAATCTGAAGGTGCCAACAAAATGATCCAGAATCTTAGAGATATAGTCTCTAAAAGCAAACCAGGTGATAAGTATG GAAATTACACCCTTCAGTTTGCTGATGACTTTACGTACACTGATCCT GTGGATGGAAGTGTGGTATCAAAGCAAGGTGTCCGGTTTGTTTTCACCGATGGATCAAGGATTATATTCCGTTTATCT GGAACTGGATCAGCAGGTGCAACTGTCAGAATCTACATCGAACAGTATGAACCAGATGTCTCTAAACATGAGATGGATGCCCAAGTAGCCCTAAAACCACTAATAG atctGGCATTGTCTGTATCAAAGTTGAAAGACTTCACAGGAAGGGACAAGCCAACAGTCATCACATGA